In Salmo salar chromosome ssa03, Ssal_v3.1, whole genome shotgun sequence, a single genomic region encodes these proteins:
- the mybpc2a gene encoding myosin binding protein Ca isoform X13, which produces MPEAKKPEAEPEEIAAKTDKAAAAPADKDGVTDEGSECRDELPDDETVPGGQSELTGLFVERPESTTVIKGKNVTFVAKVDSSDLLRKPNMKWLKGKWLDLGSKAGKHVQFKEAYDRNSKVYTYEMSIIKVVEGDAGGYRCEVTSKDKCDSCTFEVTVEAVQEEQPANILDAFKRSGDAGEDAGDLDFSALLKKREKKARDEPKEDVDVWEILKDAKPCDYEKIAFDYGITDLRGLLKRLKKMKKVEPKKSDAFLKKLEQCYSVDKGKRTQMHVELHDPNVQVKWLKNGVEIKPSAKYVFECVGNKRTLTINKCNLSDDAAYECVVGEEKSFTEVFVKEPPVTITKLLDDVHVVVGEKVEFECEVSEEGANVKWMKDGVELTKDGKIRIKKDGKKHTLVINEATIEDIGMYYVYTNGGESKGELEVEAKELEVLQSIADLSVKACEQAMFKCEVSDEKVVGKWFKDGVEVKPGNRIKMSHIGRIHKLTIDDVKPQDEGNYTFVPEGYALSLSAKLNFIEIKIEYVPRQDPPKIHLDTSSTGSKNTIVVVAGNKLRLDVEITGEPVPTVCWMKGDTVISEAEGRVRVETRTTLSSFVIEGAERPDEGQYSIIVTNPAGEDRAELTVKIVDVPNPPENVRCMGVGEDTATITWDPPKFDGGAPIKGYLMERKKQGSSRWTKLNFEVFESTTYEAKKMIEGVFYEMRVFAVNGIGISQPSGNSKPFMPIAPTSEPTRLTVEDVTDSTCALKWRPPERVGAGGVDGYIIEWCKEGEDNWVAANKEPVDKNTYRVKGLPTGEKLLFRVVAMNIAGRSPPCTMKQSVTIREIMEYPKIRLPRQLRTKFIRKVGEKINLVIPFQGKPRPVVNWLKDGEPLENKSVGIRTSDFDTILFIRSAERDHSGTYTLSVQIDNMQDKADIHIQIVDKPGPPINVMVTDVWGFNAALEWKPPKDTGNTDITGYTIQKADKKTQGWFTVYEHNRRPSCTASDLVMGNEYSFRVFSENICGLSDEVAFSKNTAIIGKTDLEYNKPAFKERDMSSSPKFTAPLVDRVVVAGYSTAISCAVRAYPKAKIVWMKNKMIIGEDPKFLMQNNQGVLTLNIRKPSQFDGGKYSCKAINDLGEDEVECRLEVRVLKEKKEGDEEKK; this is translated from the exons CTGCCAAGACAGATAAGGCTGCAGCAGCACCTGCTG ataagG ATGGTGTTACAGATG AGGGAAGTGAGTGCAGAGATG AATTGCCCGATGATG AGACTGTCCCAGGGGGGCAGTCCGAGCTGACCGGACTATTTGTAGAGAGGCCAGAGAGCACTACAGTAATCAAAG GGAAGAACGTCACATTTGTGGCTAAAGTGGACTCATCTGACCTGCTGAGGAAGCCCAACATGAAATGGCTGAAAGGGAAGTGGCTGGACCTGGGCAGCAAGGCTGGCAAGCACGTGCAGTTTAAAGAGGCCTATGACAGGAACTCCAAG GtctacacatatgagatgagcatcATCAAAGTAGTGGAAGGAGACGCAGGTGGCTACCGCTGTGAGGTCACCTCCAAAGACAAGTGTGACAGCTGTACATTTGAAGTCACAGTGGAAG CCGTACAAGAAGAGCAGCCCGCCAACATCCTGGATGCCTTCAAGCGATC gggagatgcaggagaggatgcAGGTGACCTGGACTTCAGTGCCCTCCTCAAAAAAAG gGAAAAAAAGGCGAGGGACGAGCCCAAAGAGGATGTGGATGTGTGGGAGATCCTGAAGGATGCTAAGCCATGTGACTATGAGAAGATTGCCTTTGACTATGGCATCACAGACCTCAGGGGCCTACTCAAGAGACTGAAGAAGATGAAGAAGGTGGAACCCAAGAAGAGTGATG CCTTCCTGAAGAAGCTAGAGCAATGTTACTCCGTGGACAAGGGCAAGAGGACCCAGATGCATGTTGAGCTCCATGACCCCAACGTTCAGGTCAAATGGCTGAAGAACGGAGTGGAGATCAAACCCTCCGCCAA GTATGTGTTTGAGTGCGTGGGCAACAAACGGACACTCACCATCAACAAGTGCAACCTGTCTGACGATGCAGCCTATGAGTGTGTGGTGGGAGAGGAGAAGAGCTTCACTGAAGTCTTTGTCAAAG AGCCCCCAGTCACCATCACCAAGCTGCTGGACGATGTGCATGTCGTGGTGGGAGAGAAGGTGGAGTTTGAGTgtgaggtgtcagaggaaggagcCAACGTCAAATG gatgaaagatggagttgagcTGACCAAGGATGGGAAGATCAGGATAAAGAAGGATGGGAAGAAACACACTCTGGTCATCAATGAAGCAACCATAGAGGACATCGGGATGTACTATGTTTACACTAACGGGGGAGAATCCAAAGGAGAACTGGAAGTGGAAG CCAAGGAGCTGGAGGTTCTGCAGAGTATAGCTGACCTGTCGGTGAAGGCGTGTGAACAGGCCATGTTCAAGTGTGAGGTGTCTGATGAGAAGGTGGTGGGAAAATGGTTCAAGGACGGTGTGGAGGTCAAACCCGGCAACCGCATCAAGATGTCACACATCGGAAG GATCCACAAGCTGACGATTGATGACGTGAAGCCGCAGGACGAAGGAAACTACACCTTTGTCCCTGAAGGATACGCACTCTCCCTCTCCGCTAAACTCAACTTCAttg AAATCAAGATCGAATATGTTCCACGCCAAG ACCCTCCCAAAATCCACCTGGACACCAGTAGCACGGGCAGCAAGAACACCATTGTTGTGGTGGCTGGCAACAAGCTCCGCCTTGATGTGGAGATCACAGGAGAGCCTGTCCCCACTGTGTGCTGGATGAAAGGAGACACT GTGATATCGGAGGCGGAGGGCAGAGTGAGGGTGGAGACCAGGACCACTCTGAGCAGCTTTGTCATTGAGGGGGCGGAGAGGCCAGACGAAGGCCAGTACTCCATCATAGTGACCAACCCAGCCGGAGAGGACAGGGCTGAGCTCACCGTCAAGATCGTTG ATGTGCCTAACCCTCCAGAGAACGTCAGATGTATGGGAGTTGGCGAGGACACAGCCACCATTACATGGGATCCCCCCAAATTTGACGGGGGTGCGCCCATCAAAG GCTACCTGATGGAGAGGAAGAAGCAGGGTTCCTCCAGGTGGACCAAGCTGAACTTTGAGGTGTTTGAGTCAACCACGTACGAGGCCAAGAAGATGATTGAGGGTGTTTTTTATGAGATGAGAGTGTTTGCTGTCAACGGGATCGGGATCTCCCAGCCCAGCGGCAACTCAAAGCCCTTCATGCCCATCG ctcctACCAGTGAGCCCACTCGTCTGACGGTGGAGGATGTGACAGACAGCACCTGTGCCCTGAAGTGGCGTCCTCCAGAGAGGGTTGGAGCAGGGGGCGTTGACGGGTACATAATCGAGTGGTGCAAAGAAGGAG AGGATAACTGGGTGGCAGCCAATAAGGAGCCAGTGGACAAGAACACGTACCGTGTGAAGGGGCTGCCAACAGGAGAGAAGCTCTTGTTCAGAGTGGTGGCTATGAACATCGCTGGACGCAGCCCCCCCTGCACCATGAAACAGTCTGTCACCATCAGAGAGATCATGG AGTACCCAAAGATCCGCCTGCCTCGCCAGCTAAGAACCAAGTTCATCAGGAAAGTGGGCGAGAAGATCAACCTGGTCATCCCCTTCCAG ggGAAGCCTCGCCCTGTGGTCAACTGGTTGAAAGACGGTGAGCCCCTGGAGAATAAATCGGTGGGCATCCGCACCAGTGACTTTGACACCATCCTGTTCATTCGCTCGGCAGAAAGGGACCACTCTGGGACGTACACCCTGTCTGTCCAGATAGACAACATGCAGGACAAGGCTGACATACACATCCAGATCGTAG ACAAGCCAGGTCCTCCTATAAATGTGATGGTAACAGATGTGTGGGGCTTCAACGCTGCTCTGGAGTGGAAGCCCCCCAAAGACACAGGCAACACTGATATCACCGGCTACACCATCCAGAAGGCTGACAAGAAGACCCAG GGTTGGTTCACAGTGTATGAGCACAACCGCCGGCCCAGCTGCACAGCATCTGACCTGGTCATGGGGAACGAGTACTCCTTCCGTGTGTTCAGTGAGAACATCTGTGGCTTGAGCGATGAGGTAGCCTTCAGCAAGAACACTGCCATCATAGGCAAAACAG ATCTGGAATACAACAAACCAGCCTTCAAAGAGAGGGACATGAGCAGCTCCCCCAAGTTTACAGCTCCCCTAGTGGACAGGGTTGTCGTTGCAGGCTACAGTACTGCCATCAGCTGTGCTGTCCGGGCCTACCCTaag GCTAAGATAGTGTGGATGAAGAACAAGATGATCAT
- the mybpc2a gene encoding myosin binding protein Ca isoform X10 translates to MPEAKKPEAEPEEIAAKTDKAAAAPADKEGSECRDELLSDSEELPDDETVPGGQSELTGLFVERPESTTVIKGKNVTFVAKVDSSDLLRKPNMKWLKGKWLDLGSKAGKHVQFKEAYDRNSKVYTYEMSIIKVVEGDAGGYRCEVTSKDKCDSCTFEVTVEAVQEEQPANILDAFKRSGDAGEDAGDLDFSALLKKREKKARDEPKEDVDVWEILKDAKPCDYEKIAFDYGITDLRGLLKRLKKMKKVEPKKSDAFLKKLEQCYSVDKGKRTQMHVELHDPNVQVKWLKNGVEIKPSAKYVFECVGNKRTLTINKCNLSDDAAYECVVGEEKSFTEVFVKEPPVTITKLLDDVHVVVGEKVEFECEVSEEGANVKWMKDGVELTKDGKIRIKKDGKKHTLVINEATIEDIGMYYVYTNGGESKGELEVEAKELEVLQSIADLSVKACEQAMFKCEVSDEKVVGKWFKDGVEVKPGNRIKMSHIGRIHKLTIDDVKPQDEGNYTFVPEGYALSLSAKLNFIEIKIEYVPRQDPPKIHLDTSSTGSKNTIVVVAGNKLRLDVEITGEPVPTVCWMKGDTVISEAEGRVRVETRTTLSSFVIEGAERPDEGQYSIIVTNPAGEDRAELTVKIVDVPNPPENVRCMGVGEDTATITWDPPKFDGGAPIKGYLMERKKQGSSRWTKLNFEVFESTTYEAKKMIEGVFYEMRVFAVNGIGISQPSGNSKPFMPIAPTSEPTRLTVEDVTDSTCALKWRPPERVGAGGVDGYIIEWCKEGEDNWVAANKEPVDKNTYRVKGLPTGEKLLFRVVAMNIAGRSPPCTMKQSVTIREIMEYPKIRLPRQLRTKFIRKVGEKINLVIPFQGKPRPVVNWLKDGEPLENKSVGIRTSDFDTILFIRSAERDHSGTYTLSVQIDNMQDKADIHIQIVDKPGPPINVMVTDVWGFNAALEWKPPKDTGNTDITGYTIQKADKKTQGWFTVYEHNRRPSCTASDLVMGNEYSFRVFSENICGLSDEVAFSKNTAIIGKTDLEYNKPAFKERDMSSSPKFTAPLVDRVVVAGYSTAISCAVRAYPKAKIVWMKNKMIIGEDPKFLMQNNQGVLTLNIRKPSQFDGGKYSCKAINDLGEDEVECRLEVRVLKEKKEGDEEKK, encoded by the exons CTGCCAAGACAGATAAGGCTGCAGCAGCACCTGCTG ataagG AGGGAAGTGAGTGCAGAGATG AGCTCTTGTCAGATTCAGAAG AATTGCCCGATGATG AGACTGTCCCAGGGGGGCAGTCCGAGCTGACCGGACTATTTGTAGAGAGGCCAGAGAGCACTACAGTAATCAAAG GGAAGAACGTCACATTTGTGGCTAAAGTGGACTCATCTGACCTGCTGAGGAAGCCCAACATGAAATGGCTGAAAGGGAAGTGGCTGGACCTGGGCAGCAAGGCTGGCAAGCACGTGCAGTTTAAAGAGGCCTATGACAGGAACTCCAAG GtctacacatatgagatgagcatcATCAAAGTAGTGGAAGGAGACGCAGGTGGCTACCGCTGTGAGGTCACCTCCAAAGACAAGTGTGACAGCTGTACATTTGAAGTCACAGTGGAAG CCGTACAAGAAGAGCAGCCCGCCAACATCCTGGATGCCTTCAAGCGATC gggagatgcaggagaggatgcAGGTGACCTGGACTTCAGTGCCCTCCTCAAAAAAAG gGAAAAAAAGGCGAGGGACGAGCCCAAAGAGGATGTGGATGTGTGGGAGATCCTGAAGGATGCTAAGCCATGTGACTATGAGAAGATTGCCTTTGACTATGGCATCACAGACCTCAGGGGCCTACTCAAGAGACTGAAGAAGATGAAGAAGGTGGAACCCAAGAAGAGTGATG CCTTCCTGAAGAAGCTAGAGCAATGTTACTCCGTGGACAAGGGCAAGAGGACCCAGATGCATGTTGAGCTCCATGACCCCAACGTTCAGGTCAAATGGCTGAAGAACGGAGTGGAGATCAAACCCTCCGCCAA GTATGTGTTTGAGTGCGTGGGCAACAAACGGACACTCACCATCAACAAGTGCAACCTGTCTGACGATGCAGCCTATGAGTGTGTGGTGGGAGAGGAGAAGAGCTTCACTGAAGTCTTTGTCAAAG AGCCCCCAGTCACCATCACCAAGCTGCTGGACGATGTGCATGTCGTGGTGGGAGAGAAGGTGGAGTTTGAGTgtgaggtgtcagaggaaggagcCAACGTCAAATG gatgaaagatggagttgagcTGACCAAGGATGGGAAGATCAGGATAAAGAAGGATGGGAAGAAACACACTCTGGTCATCAATGAAGCAACCATAGAGGACATCGGGATGTACTATGTTTACACTAACGGGGGAGAATCCAAAGGAGAACTGGAAGTGGAAG CCAAGGAGCTGGAGGTTCTGCAGAGTATAGCTGACCTGTCGGTGAAGGCGTGTGAACAGGCCATGTTCAAGTGTGAGGTGTCTGATGAGAAGGTGGTGGGAAAATGGTTCAAGGACGGTGTGGAGGTCAAACCCGGCAACCGCATCAAGATGTCACACATCGGAAG GATCCACAAGCTGACGATTGATGACGTGAAGCCGCAGGACGAAGGAAACTACACCTTTGTCCCTGAAGGATACGCACTCTCCCTCTCCGCTAAACTCAACTTCAttg AAATCAAGATCGAATATGTTCCACGCCAAG ACCCTCCCAAAATCCACCTGGACACCAGTAGCACGGGCAGCAAGAACACCATTGTTGTGGTGGCTGGCAACAAGCTCCGCCTTGATGTGGAGATCACAGGAGAGCCTGTCCCCACTGTGTGCTGGATGAAAGGAGACACT GTGATATCGGAGGCGGAGGGCAGAGTGAGGGTGGAGACCAGGACCACTCTGAGCAGCTTTGTCATTGAGGGGGCGGAGAGGCCAGACGAAGGCCAGTACTCCATCATAGTGACCAACCCAGCCGGAGAGGACAGGGCTGAGCTCACCGTCAAGATCGTTG ATGTGCCTAACCCTCCAGAGAACGTCAGATGTATGGGAGTTGGCGAGGACACAGCCACCATTACATGGGATCCCCCCAAATTTGACGGGGGTGCGCCCATCAAAG GCTACCTGATGGAGAGGAAGAAGCAGGGTTCCTCCAGGTGGACCAAGCTGAACTTTGAGGTGTTTGAGTCAACCACGTACGAGGCCAAGAAGATGATTGAGGGTGTTTTTTATGAGATGAGAGTGTTTGCTGTCAACGGGATCGGGATCTCCCAGCCCAGCGGCAACTCAAAGCCCTTCATGCCCATCG ctcctACCAGTGAGCCCACTCGTCTGACGGTGGAGGATGTGACAGACAGCACCTGTGCCCTGAAGTGGCGTCCTCCAGAGAGGGTTGGAGCAGGGGGCGTTGACGGGTACATAATCGAGTGGTGCAAAGAAGGAG AGGATAACTGGGTGGCAGCCAATAAGGAGCCAGTGGACAAGAACACGTACCGTGTGAAGGGGCTGCCAACAGGAGAGAAGCTCTTGTTCAGAGTGGTGGCTATGAACATCGCTGGACGCAGCCCCCCCTGCACCATGAAACAGTCTGTCACCATCAGAGAGATCATGG AGTACCCAAAGATCCGCCTGCCTCGCCAGCTAAGAACCAAGTTCATCAGGAAAGTGGGCGAGAAGATCAACCTGGTCATCCCCTTCCAG ggGAAGCCTCGCCCTGTGGTCAACTGGTTGAAAGACGGTGAGCCCCTGGAGAATAAATCGGTGGGCATCCGCACCAGTGACTTTGACACCATCCTGTTCATTCGCTCGGCAGAAAGGGACCACTCTGGGACGTACACCCTGTCTGTCCAGATAGACAACATGCAGGACAAGGCTGACATACACATCCAGATCGTAG ACAAGCCAGGTCCTCCTATAAATGTGATGGTAACAGATGTGTGGGGCTTCAACGCTGCTCTGGAGTGGAAGCCCCCCAAAGACACAGGCAACACTGATATCACCGGCTACACCATCCAGAAGGCTGACAAGAAGACCCAG GGTTGGTTCACAGTGTATGAGCACAACCGCCGGCCCAGCTGCACAGCATCTGACCTGGTCATGGGGAACGAGTACTCCTTCCGTGTGTTCAGTGAGAACATCTGTGGCTTGAGCGATGAGGTAGCCTTCAGCAAGAACACTGCCATCATAGGCAAAACAG ATCTGGAATACAACAAACCAGCCTTCAAAGAGAGGGACATGAGCAGCTCCCCCAAGTTTACAGCTCCCCTAGTGGACAGGGTTGTCGTTGCAGGCTACAGTACTGCCATCAGCTGTGCTGTCCGGGCCTACCCTaag GCTAAGATAGTGTGGATGAAGAACAAGATGATCAT
- the mybpc2a gene encoding myosin binding protein Ca isoform X19: protein MPEAKKPEAEPEEIAAKTDKAAAAPADKELPDDETVPGGQSELTGLFVERPESTTVIKGKNVTFVAKVDSSDLLRKPNMKWLKGKWLDLGSKAGKHVQFKEAYDRNSKVYTYEMSIIKVVEGDAGGYRCEVTSKDKCDSCTFEVTVEAVQEEQPANILDAFKRSGDAGEDAGDLDFSALLKKREKKARDEPKEDVDVWEILKDAKPCDYEKIAFDYGITDLRGLLKRLKKMKKVEPKKSDAFLKKLEQCYSVDKGKRTQMHVELHDPNVQVKWLKNGVEIKPSAKYVFECVGNKRTLTINKCNLSDDAAYECVVGEEKSFTEVFVKEPPVTITKLLDDVHVVVGEKVEFECEVSEEGANVKWMKDGVELTKDGKIRIKKDGKKHTLVINEATIEDIGMYYVYTNGGESKGELEVEAKELEVLQSIADLSVKACEQAMFKCEVSDEKVVGKWFKDGVEVKPGNRIKMSHIGRIHKLTIDDVKPQDEGNYTFVPEGYALSLSAKLNFIEIKIEYVPRQDPPKIHLDTSSTGSKNTIVVVAGNKLRLDVEITGEPVPTVCWMKGDTVISEAEGRVRVETRTTLSSFVIEGAERPDEGQYSIIVTNPAGEDRAELTVKIVDVPNPPENVRCMGVGEDTATITWDPPKFDGGAPIKGYLMERKKQGSSRWTKLNFEVFESTTYEAKKMIEGVFYEMRVFAVNGIGISQPSGNSKPFMPIAPTSEPTRLTVEDVTDSTCALKWRPPERVGAGGVDGYIIEWCKEGEDNWVAANKEPVDKNTYRVKGLPTGEKLLFRVVAMNIAGRSPPCTMKQSVTIREIMEYPKIRLPRQLRTKFIRKVGEKINLVIPFQGKPRPVVNWLKDGEPLENKSVGIRTSDFDTILFIRSAERDHSGTYTLSVQIDNMQDKADIHIQIVDKPGPPINVMVTDVWGFNAALEWKPPKDTGNTDITGYTIQKADKKTQGWFTVYEHNRRPSCTASDLVMGNEYSFRVFSENICGLSDEVAFSKNTAIIGKTDLEYNKPAFKERDMSSSPKFTAPLVDRVVVAGYSTAISCAVRAYPKAKIVWMKNKMIIGEDPKFLMQNNQGVLTLNIRKPSQFDGGKYSCKAINDLGEDEVECRLEVRVLKEKKEGDEEKK from the exons CTGCCAAGACAGATAAGGCTGCAGCAGCACCTGCTG ataagG AATTGCCCGATGATG AGACTGTCCCAGGGGGGCAGTCCGAGCTGACCGGACTATTTGTAGAGAGGCCAGAGAGCACTACAGTAATCAAAG GGAAGAACGTCACATTTGTGGCTAAAGTGGACTCATCTGACCTGCTGAGGAAGCCCAACATGAAATGGCTGAAAGGGAAGTGGCTGGACCTGGGCAGCAAGGCTGGCAAGCACGTGCAGTTTAAAGAGGCCTATGACAGGAACTCCAAG GtctacacatatgagatgagcatcATCAAAGTAGTGGAAGGAGACGCAGGTGGCTACCGCTGTGAGGTCACCTCCAAAGACAAGTGTGACAGCTGTACATTTGAAGTCACAGTGGAAG CCGTACAAGAAGAGCAGCCCGCCAACATCCTGGATGCCTTCAAGCGATC gggagatgcaggagaggatgcAGGTGACCTGGACTTCAGTGCCCTCCTCAAAAAAAG gGAAAAAAAGGCGAGGGACGAGCCCAAAGAGGATGTGGATGTGTGGGAGATCCTGAAGGATGCTAAGCCATGTGACTATGAGAAGATTGCCTTTGACTATGGCATCACAGACCTCAGGGGCCTACTCAAGAGACTGAAGAAGATGAAGAAGGTGGAACCCAAGAAGAGTGATG CCTTCCTGAAGAAGCTAGAGCAATGTTACTCCGTGGACAAGGGCAAGAGGACCCAGATGCATGTTGAGCTCCATGACCCCAACGTTCAGGTCAAATGGCTGAAGAACGGAGTGGAGATCAAACCCTCCGCCAA GTATGTGTTTGAGTGCGTGGGCAACAAACGGACACTCACCATCAACAAGTGCAACCTGTCTGACGATGCAGCCTATGAGTGTGTGGTGGGAGAGGAGAAGAGCTTCACTGAAGTCTTTGTCAAAG AGCCCCCAGTCACCATCACCAAGCTGCTGGACGATGTGCATGTCGTGGTGGGAGAGAAGGTGGAGTTTGAGTgtgaggtgtcagaggaaggagcCAACGTCAAATG gatgaaagatggagttgagcTGACCAAGGATGGGAAGATCAGGATAAAGAAGGATGGGAAGAAACACACTCTGGTCATCAATGAAGCAACCATAGAGGACATCGGGATGTACTATGTTTACACTAACGGGGGAGAATCCAAAGGAGAACTGGAAGTGGAAG CCAAGGAGCTGGAGGTTCTGCAGAGTATAGCTGACCTGTCGGTGAAGGCGTGTGAACAGGCCATGTTCAAGTGTGAGGTGTCTGATGAGAAGGTGGTGGGAAAATGGTTCAAGGACGGTGTGGAGGTCAAACCCGGCAACCGCATCAAGATGTCACACATCGGAAG GATCCACAAGCTGACGATTGATGACGTGAAGCCGCAGGACGAAGGAAACTACACCTTTGTCCCTGAAGGATACGCACTCTCCCTCTCCGCTAAACTCAACTTCAttg AAATCAAGATCGAATATGTTCCACGCCAAG ACCCTCCCAAAATCCACCTGGACACCAGTAGCACGGGCAGCAAGAACACCATTGTTGTGGTGGCTGGCAACAAGCTCCGCCTTGATGTGGAGATCACAGGAGAGCCTGTCCCCACTGTGTGCTGGATGAAAGGAGACACT GTGATATCGGAGGCGGAGGGCAGAGTGAGGGTGGAGACCAGGACCACTCTGAGCAGCTTTGTCATTGAGGGGGCGGAGAGGCCAGACGAAGGCCAGTACTCCATCATAGTGACCAACCCAGCCGGAGAGGACAGGGCTGAGCTCACCGTCAAGATCGTTG ATGTGCCTAACCCTCCAGAGAACGTCAGATGTATGGGAGTTGGCGAGGACACAGCCACCATTACATGGGATCCCCCCAAATTTGACGGGGGTGCGCCCATCAAAG GCTACCTGATGGAGAGGAAGAAGCAGGGTTCCTCCAGGTGGACCAAGCTGAACTTTGAGGTGTTTGAGTCAACCACGTACGAGGCCAAGAAGATGATTGAGGGTGTTTTTTATGAGATGAGAGTGTTTGCTGTCAACGGGATCGGGATCTCCCAGCCCAGCGGCAACTCAAAGCCCTTCATGCCCATCG ctcctACCAGTGAGCCCACTCGTCTGACGGTGGAGGATGTGACAGACAGCACCTGTGCCCTGAAGTGGCGTCCTCCAGAGAGGGTTGGAGCAGGGGGCGTTGACGGGTACATAATCGAGTGGTGCAAAGAAGGAG AGGATAACTGGGTGGCAGCCAATAAGGAGCCAGTGGACAAGAACACGTACCGTGTGAAGGGGCTGCCAACAGGAGAGAAGCTCTTGTTCAGAGTGGTGGCTATGAACATCGCTGGACGCAGCCCCCCCTGCACCATGAAACAGTCTGTCACCATCAGAGAGATCATGG AGTACCCAAAGATCCGCCTGCCTCGCCAGCTAAGAACCAAGTTCATCAGGAAAGTGGGCGAGAAGATCAACCTGGTCATCCCCTTCCAG ggGAAGCCTCGCCCTGTGGTCAACTGGTTGAAAGACGGTGAGCCCCTGGAGAATAAATCGGTGGGCATCCGCACCAGTGACTTTGACACCATCCTGTTCATTCGCTCGGCAGAAAGGGACCACTCTGGGACGTACACCCTGTCTGTCCAGATAGACAACATGCAGGACAAGGCTGACATACACATCCAGATCGTAG ACAAGCCAGGTCCTCCTATAAATGTGATGGTAACAGATGTGTGGGGCTTCAACGCTGCTCTGGAGTGGAAGCCCCCCAAAGACACAGGCAACACTGATATCACCGGCTACACCATCCAGAAGGCTGACAAGAAGACCCAG GGTTGGTTCACAGTGTATGAGCACAACCGCCGGCCCAGCTGCACAGCATCTGACCTGGTCATGGGGAACGAGTACTCCTTCCGTGTGTTCAGTGAGAACATCTGTGGCTTGAGCGATGAGGTAGCCTTCAGCAAGAACACTGCCATCATAGGCAAAACAG ATCTGGAATACAACAAACCAGCCTTCAAAGAGAGGGACATGAGCAGCTCCCCCAAGTTTACAGCTCCCCTAGTGGACAGGGTTGTCGTTGCAGGCTACAGTACTGCCATCAGCTGTGCTGTCCGGGCCTACCCTaag GCTAAGATAGTGTGGATGAAGAACAAGATGATCAT